Within the Herbaspirillum sp. RTI4 genome, the region GCTGCGGCAATCAGAGCAGGCAATTGCGCCATCAGCGCCTGTTCGCGTTGCTGCGGATCGCGTGTTTGTTGCGGATTGAAAATGTCGGCCATGGCGGATTCGCGATGAAGGGGTAAAAAAACGGGAAAAACAGCAGAACTCAGGCCAGCCAGCGTTTTCTGCGTCGGTAAAATTTCATGTCGCGGAAATTCTTGCGCCCAGCGGACGACACGCCCAGATAAAACTCTTTGACGTCTTCATTACTGGCCAGATCGGCCGCCGCCCCTTCCATCACTACGCGGCCGTTTTCCAGGATGTAACCGAAATCGGCATAACGCAGCGCCACCATGGTGTTTTGCTCCGCCAGCAGGAACGAGACCTGCTCCTTGCTATTCAAGTCCTTAACGATTTCAAAGATTTCTTCAACGATCTGCGGTGCCAGACCCATCGACGGCTCGTCCAGCAAAATCATGGAGGGCTTGGCCATCATGGCGCGTCCGATGGCGGTCATCTGCTGCTCGCCGCCGGAGGTATAGCCGGCCTGCGACTTGCGCCGGATTTTGAGACGCGGGAAGTAGTCGTAAATCTTTTCCAGATCCTGACGAATCTGCGCCGCGCTCACCTGCCGCGTATAAGCGCCGGTCAGCAAATTTTCTTCGATGGTGAGATGGCCGAAACAATGGCGGCCTTCCATCACCTGAATCACGCCGCGTTTGACCAGATCGTTCGGCGTCAGCCGGTCAACCCGTTCGCCCAGATATTCGATGCTGCCTTTGGTAACGTCGCCCCGTTCCGCGCTCAGCAAATTTGAAATCGCTTTCAGGGTCGTGCTTTTTCCTGCGCCGTTCGCGCCCAGCAAGGCGACGATTTTCCCTGCCGGCACTTGCAGCGATACGCCCTTCAACACCAGAATGACATGGTCGTAAATGACTTCAATGTTATTGATGCTCAATGCATTGCTCATGGTAATTCCCGGTTCGCCCATCAACACTACCGGCGACGGCACTGCGCCCTCGCCGGCCACCACATTTACTCTCGCTTACTTCAGGCAGGCAGGCGTCATGCCCTTTTCTTTCGCATATTTCGCGGCGGATGCCTTGAACAGCGGATGGATCAGGTTCTTGTTGCCTTCAATCCAGTCGGACACCAGCACCCATTTAGTACCGTCCCATTGCTGAATTTTGACCTTGCCTGAGCCTTCATGGTTTTCACAGGAGGTCTTGATTTCCGGCAGCAAACCAGTCGCGCCGACTTGTTGCAGGCGGGCATTGGTAATGTTCAGATTTTCCAGACCCCAACGCACCTGTTCGCCGCTCATGACCTTGCCTTTGCCATACTTGGCTTGCGCAGTGCGGATCGCCTCGACCGTCGCCAGCGCCGCAGAAACGCCACGGTTATACAGACTGGAACCGACCTTGGCCTTGTCCTGCATATTGCCTTTGCCCGTGGTGTAGAGCACTTTCAGGATGTCGGTGATGACCGGCACGGAAGTCCCGGAAACACTCCAGGTCGCGCTCATGTAACCCTTGGCGGCATCGCCGGCCGGAACCGTGTCCTCTTCCGAACCCGCCCACCAGGAACCGATGATCTTGTCGCGTGCATAGCCGACTTTTTGCGCTGCCTTCAAGGCAGTCTGATTCATCACGCCCCAACCCCAGAAGATCACGTAATCGGGATTTTCCTGGCGAATGCGTAACCACTGCGCACCCTGCTCGTTGCCGGGATGGGCCACCGGAATTTCCACCACCTTGAATTTACCAAGTGCGGCTTCCGCTTCAATCGCCACAATCGGCTCCTTGCCATAGGCAGAATCGTGATACAGGTAAGCGATTTTCTTGCCGGCCAGCGAACCGCCGTTTTTATTCGCCAGGAATTTCACGATGGCGGAAATTTGCATCTGGTAGGTCGTCACCAGCGGGAACGCATAAGGAAAGACCGAGCCATCCACCGCATCGGTACGGCCATAGCCCATCATCAACAGCGGCACCTTGTCTTCGACCGATTTGTCGATCAGCGCGTAAGAAATCCCGGTGGCCATGGTGTTGATCGCCGTACCGTGGGTAATATTGTTTTTACCTTTCAAGCGTTCATAGCACTCCACGCCCTTGGCATTGTTGTATTCGGTCTCGCACTCTTCCCAGGACAGCTTGACGCCATTGACGCCGCCTTCCTTGATGTTGAGGTAATTCAGATAATCGACATAGCCGCCGTAATACGACTGACCGTTAGTACCGTAAGGCCCGACCCGATAACTGGGAATGGCAATGAATTGCTCGCTGGTCTGCGCCGCCGCAGGCAATGCGGAAACCAGTAATACCGCCGCGGTGGCGGCAGCGAGCATCAGTTGTTGTGTTGTTTTCATTTTTTGTCTCCATCCTTCACTAACATTAAGTGGATTACTGCAAAGTGCCGATTACTCATTACCTGTTACAAACTCAGTGCGGGAAAGGCCACAGCCGCAGCTTTTCCTTGGTGATCTGCCACAAGCGCGCCAAACCATGTGGTTCCACGATCAGGAAGAAAATGATCAGCCCGCCGAAAATCATCAATTGAATATGCGATACCGAGGCGTTGGTGAACGGCAGATGCAGCAGCGCAGCCAGCGGCGGCAAAACCTGATCCAGAAAAATTGGCAACAGCAAAATAAAGGCCGAGCCAAGGAAGGAGCCGAGAATGCTGCCGACGCCGCCGATGATGACCATGAACAGAATACGGAACGACAAATCCAGCGAAAAACCATCCGGCTCGACCGAACCCAGATAGCAAAACGCATACAGCGCACCGGCCACACCGCAATAAAACGAGCTGACCGCAAATGCCAGCAGTTTGGTTTTCATCAGAGGAATGCCGATCACCTCGGCGGCCACGTCCATGTCGCGCACCGCCATCCAAGCCCGGCCGGTGGACGAGCGCGCCATGTTCTTGGCCAGCCATGCCATCACGCACACGATTCCCAGCACGAATACATATTTTTTGACTGGCGAATTAATCGCGATACCGAAGAAATCCATTTTCGGTGTGCTGATGACGCCCGACGAACTATCGTTGGAAAACCAGGCAAATTTGGTCAATACCCACACCACGAAGAACTGCGCCGCCAGCGTCGCCACCGCCAGATAAAAGCCCTTGATCCGCAGCGATGGCAAACCGAACAACACACCGACTGCCGCCGCACAACAACCCGCCAGAATGAAACTCAGCACCAGAGGTATCCCTTCGATGCGCAACTGGAAGTTGTACGCCGCATACGCGCCTACAGCCATGAACGCTGCCGAGCCCAGCGACAACTGACCCGCATATCCAGTGAGGACATTCAAACCCATCGCCGCCAGCGCAAACACCAGGAAGGGAATCAGAATCGCAGAGAACCAGTATTCGCTGCCGGTCAGCGGCACCACGATGAAGGCCACTGCCAGCAATAAGGCCATGCCGATACGATCTTGCCGGATCGGGAAAATCTGGCTGTCGGCCCCATACGATGTCTTGAACTGCCCTGCTTCGCGATACAGCATGTGTGTCTCCGTGAATGAATTCTCTGCGTCCGGTTGACCCGGATCGTTGTGCTTACGCTGGGGTGAGGCTGGGTTGAGACTGGGTTGAGGCTGGGGTGGCGTTGACGAACGCTGCCTCAGACCCGATCAATGTGTCGCTCGCCGAACAAGCCCTCTGGCCGCACCAGCAAAAACAGCAGCGCGAACACATAAGGAAACCAGCCCTCAATACCGCCGAAGTTGCCGCCGAACAGGTCTTGCAGCACCGGCGGAATATAAATCTCGGCCAGTTTTTCCGACGCGCCAATAATCAGACCACCGACAATCGCACCGGGAATCGAGGTAAAGCCCCCCAGTATCAATACCGGCAAAGCCTTCAGCGCCGTCATGGTCAGAGCAAACTGCACCCCGTTGCGCGAGCCCCACAACAATCCCGCTACCAGCGCGACAAATCCGGCGACACCCCACACCACGGCCCAGATATGTTGCAAGGGAATGCCGAGCGACAAAGCCGCCTGATGATCGTCGGCCACGGCGCGCAAAGCGCGTCCGACCTTGGTTTTCTGGAAGAACAAGGCCAGCAGCAACACCAGCGCCGCCACCATGCCGGAGGCGAACAAATCGAATTTGGAGATGCCGATACCAATGCCGTCCATGATGGCGGCAATCGGCTCATCCACGATGCCCAGATTGATAGCGCGCACTTCGCCGCCAAACAGCAGAGGCCCCAAGCCTTCCAGGAAAAATGAGAGTCCGATAGTCGCCATGAACAAGGTAATGGCCGGCTGATTGACCAGCTTGCGCAAAACGAAGCGTTCGGTCGCCAATCCCAGTATCAGCATAATCACAAATGCGCCGATGATGGCGGCCCACATTGGCAGACCCTGATCCATCAGTCCGACCACTGCCAGCGCAGCGAAATACACCATCGCGCCCTGTGCGAAATTGAATACGCCGGATGCCTTGTAAATCAGGACGAAACCCAGCGCCACCAGCGAATACATCAGCCCGGACAACAAACCGCTGATCGCCACTTCAAAAAAGAATTGCATACTGGTCTCCGTGACGCTTTGAGAAAATGTAGCGGCGCGTACGTGGCCCCGCTATCGAACAAATTAACTTCGGAATTTTTTAATGGGAAGTACCGAGATAAGCCTTGATCACTTCCGGGTTTTGCATCACTTCCTCGGGCGTGCCATCGCCAATCTTTTTGCCGTAATCCAGCACCACGACCCGATCCGAAATATCCATCACCACGCCCATGTCATGCTCGATCAGGACGATGGTGGTGCCGAACTGCTGATTGACGTCCAGCACGAAGCGGCACATGTCCTGTTTTTCTTCCACATTCATGCCGGCCATGGGCTCGTCCAGCAGCAGCACCGAAGGTTCGGCCGCCAGCGCCCGCGCCAGCTCCACCCGTTTTTGTAAACCGTAAGGCAAGCGGCCGACCGGAGTTTTACGGATGTGTTGGATTTCCAGAAAGTCGATCACTTCCTCGACTTTGCGCCGATGTTCGAATTCTTCGTTGCGCGCCCGGCCCCACCAGAGGGCATTGGCCAGCACACCGCTGCGCATCTTGGTATTGCGCCCGGTCATGATGTTGTCGAGTACGGTCATGCCTTTGAACAAGGCGATATTTTGAAAGGTACGCGCAATGCCCTGTCGCGCAATCTGGCTTGGCCGCATGCCGCGCCGTTCCTGCCCGTGAAACAGGATGCGGCCTTGTTGCGGATGATAAATGCCGTTGATGACATTGATCATTGAGCTTTTCCCCGCGCCATTAGGCCCGATGATGGCGCGGATTTCATGCTCCCGCACATCGAAAGAAATATCGGTCAAAGCGTTGACGCCGCCAAACGAAAGGGAAATATTTTGCATGTCCAGGATGACTTCGCCGGTGCTGCGTCGGGCGTCTGGCGCGGCGACGTCCGGCTCGGCAGGGGCGACGGCTTCGCCGGCGGGAGGCAGCAGCTCCTCGTTCACATGTCGTTTCATAGTGGCATTCATATTGGCACTCATGCAGCGTTGGACAAATTGGCAAAAGTGCGTGCTTCGGAAATCCGCAGGGTGGCCGAAATCATGCCTTGCCGGCCATCTTCAAATTTCACTTGAGTCTCGATGTATTGCTCTGTTTTGTCGCTATGCAGAGCGTCGATGAGGACGGCGTATTTTTCAGCGATGAAACCACGGCGCACCTTGCGGGTGCGGGTCAGTTCATCGTCGTCGGGATCGAGTTCCTTGTGCAGAATCAGAAAACGGTGGATTTGCGAATCGGCCAGCAAGGGGTCGCGCGCCAGATCGGCATTGACCTTTTCCATACACTCGCAGACCAGCGCATACACGCTCTGATGCGCCGCCAGATCGGTGTAACCGCTATACGCCAGACCGCGCCGCTCGGCCCAGTTGCCAACGGCATCCAGATCGATATTGATGAAGGCGGTGCAGCGTTCCCGGTTATTGCCGAAAGCCACTGCCTCCTTGATGAAGGGGAAAAATTTCAATTTGTTTTCGATGTACTTGGGCGCAAACATCGCGCCACCAGCCATCTTGCCGACATCCTTGGCGCGGTCGATGATTTTGAGATGCCCTTCGCTATCGAAGAAGCCAGCGTCGCCGGTGTGGAAATAACCCTCCTGATCGATTGCTTCGGCG harbors:
- a CDS encoding ABC transporter ATP-binding protein; the encoded protein is MSNALSINNIEVIYDHVILVLKGVSLQVPAGKIVALLGANGAGKSTTLKAISNLLSAERGDVTKGSIEYLGERVDRLTPNDLVKRGVIQVMEGRHCFGHLTIEENLLTGAYTRQVSAAQIRQDLEKIYDYFPRLKIRRKSQAGYTSGGEQQMTAIGRAMMAKPSMILLDEPSMGLAPQIVEEIFEIVKDLNSKEQVSFLLAEQNTMVALRYADFGYILENGRVVMEGAAADLASNEDVKEFYLGVSSAGRKNFRDMKFYRRRKRWLA
- a CDS encoding ABC transporter substrate-binding protein, producing MKTTQQLMLAAATAAVLLVSALPAAAQTSEQFIAIPSYRVGPYGTNGQSYYGGYVDYLNYLNIKEGGVNGVKLSWEECETEYNNAKGVECYERLKGKNNITHGTAINTMATGISYALIDKSVEDKVPLLMMGYGRTDAVDGSVFPYAFPLVTTYQMQISAIVKFLANKNGGSLAGKKIAYLYHDSAYGKEPIVAIEAEAALGKFKVVEIPVAHPGNEQGAQWLRIRQENPDYVIFWGWGVMNQTALKAAQKVGYARDKIIGSWWAGSEEDTVPAGDAAKGYMSATWSVSGTSVPVITDILKVLYTTGKGNMQDKAKVGSSLYNRGVSAALATVEAIRTAQAKYGKGKVMSGEQVRWGLENLNITNARLQQVGATGLLPEIKTSCENHEGSGKVKIQQWDGTKWVLVSDWIEGNKNLIHPLFKASAAKYAKEKGMTPACLK
- a CDS encoding branched-chain amino acid ABC transporter permease, with the protein product MLYREAGQFKTSYGADSQIFPIRQDRIGMALLLAVAFIVVPLTGSEYWFSAILIPFLVFALAAMGLNVLTGYAGQLSLGSAAFMAVGAYAAYNFQLRIEGIPLVLSFILAGCCAAAVGVLFGLPSLRIKGFYLAVATLAAQFFVVWVLTKFAWFSNDSSSGVISTPKMDFFGIAINSPVKKYVFVLGIVCVMAWLAKNMARSSTGRAWMAVRDMDVAAEVIGIPLMKTKLLAFAVSSFYCGVAGALYAFCYLGSVEPDGFSLDLSFRILFMVIIGGVGSILGSFLGSAFILLLPIFLDQVLPPLAALLHLPFTNASVSHIQLMIFGGLIIFFLIVEPHGLARLWQITKEKLRLWPFPH
- a CDS encoding branched-chain amino acid ABC transporter permease, producing the protein MQFFFEVAISGLLSGLMYSLVALGFVLIYKASGVFNFAQGAMVYFAALAVVGLMDQGLPMWAAIIGAFVIMLILGLATERFVLRKLVNQPAITLFMATIGLSFFLEGLGPLLFGGEVRAINLGIVDEPIAAIMDGIGIGISKFDLFASGMVAALVLLLALFFQKTKVGRALRAVADDHQAALSLGIPLQHIWAVVWGVAGFVALVAGLLWGSRNGVQFALTMTALKALPVLILGGFTSIPGAIVGGLIIGASEKLAEIYIPPVLQDLFGGNFGGIEGWFPYVFALLFLLVRPEGLFGERHIDRV
- a CDS encoding ABC transporter ATP-binding protein, which codes for MNATMKRHVNEELLPPAGEAVAPAEPDVAAPDARRSTGEVILDMQNISLSFGGVNALTDISFDVREHEIRAIIGPNGAGKSSMINVINGIYHPQQGRILFHGQERRGMRPSQIARQGIARTFQNIALFKGMTVLDNIMTGRNTKMRSGVLANALWWGRARNEEFEHRRKVEEVIDFLEIQHIRKTPVGRLPYGLQKRVELARALAAEPSVLLLDEPMAGMNVEEKQDMCRFVLDVNQQFGTTIVLIEHDMGVVMDISDRVVVLDYGKKIGDGTPEEVMQNPEVIKAYLGTSH